In a genomic window of Erigeron canadensis isolate Cc75 chromosome 5, C_canadensis_v1, whole genome shotgun sequence:
- the LOC122601629 gene encoding uncharacterized protein LOC122601629, with translation MTEEEQYAKINLTIKISNPTQNEILKNNDNIVRFTPSSSLHNSPSIISPASSAFFSALQSPYISPRAISDDQNNVSTTTTNSTPTTFTQPSSPSTSYTPTSERYSFSDATKINVNENANGPVPRVSFSFPVPRVSLSKGCVSSPGSNAKLRSCDVYIGYNGQNPNLVRFCKWVKSELELQGIACFVADRSKYADAQSLEIADRVMCSVTFGIVVVTKCCLVNYFSNEEIRFFGQKKNLIPVFFDTNLNEAVEFLARNSDGKECKEAIEWLMKYHECKLEANEGNWRCCVSKVAGILRGKLGRKSVANKEIENLDEIPFPKNRFFIGREKELAEIENAFFGCKDFQESEGTTARSSEGLADEESEVLIARKLLKRPKYKKTKSGKYKNFGSSVVCINGGSGMGKTELALEFAYRYSNRYKMVIWVGGEGQHLRQNILNLSLNFGLDVSADIEEERGRIRSFDEQETEAFKRVKRELFRDMPFLLIIDNLETENEWWDGKDLHDLIPRNTGSTHVIITTRLPKVMSFETMQLQALPLPDAMMLVTGRQKKEYSVEEVEYIGKFHERLGRSSFGLWVIGSLLCELSISPSALFQSINEILIDQTSCHSDEPFWESNLFLLKVLIFCIMVLNETKNHLALKMLLAGVWFAPSPISANLLANAASHMSPSSNRFKKWAKCVNLTSFCCSGFIKSHSWKTEEDSALVLVKLGLAKRSNRQPECSIMFHPITQIFAKRKGGLLSAKTTIQSIRKIGNPILNSDHLWSSAFLVFGFKSNPPLVQLKPFEMVQFIKKTALPLAVLSFTTFSRCNSALELLKVCTNVLEEVEKSFVSQTQDWCHGALRWKKKKRTDTNSNFNYRIDEYVWQDVTLLKATLLETRAKLLLRGGHFDYGEELCRTCISIRTVMLGHNHAQTLAAQETLSKLVRLRSKVK, from the coding sequence ATGACTGAAGAAGAACAATATGCCAAAATAAATCTCACAATCAAGATATCAAATCCAACACAAAatgaaatcttgaaaaacaatgACAACATTGTTAGAtttacaccatcatcatctttgCACAACTCTCCATCTATAATATCTCCTGCATCTTCAGCCTTTTTTTCAGCCCTGCAGTCTCCTTATATATCTCCTAGAGCCATTTCAGATGACCAAAATAATGTATCTACAACCACAACTAATAGCACACCAACTACATTTACTCAACCTTCTAGTCCAAGTACTTCCTACACTCCCACATCAGAAAGATACAGTTTTTCTGATGCCACAAAGATAAATGTTAATGAAAATGCAAATGGGCCAGTCCCTCGTGTATCGTTTTCGTTTCCGGTTCCTCGAGTTTCTTTATCAAAAGGGTGTGTATCATCACCAGGGTCTAATGCCAAACTAAGAAGTTGTGATGTTTACATAGGATATAATGGTCAAAATCCAAACTTGGTTAGGTTCTGCAAATGGGTCAAGTCAGAACTTGAACTACAAGGCATTGCTTGCTTTGTTGCAGATAGATCAAAGTATGCAGATGCTCAAAGTCTTGAGATTGCTGATAGAGTGATGTGTTCAGTCACATTTGGGATTGTTGTTGTGACAAAATGTTGTCTTGTGAATTACTTTAGTAATGAGGAAATAAGGTTTTTTGGACAAAAGAAGAATTTGATCCCAGTGTTTTTCGATACAAATCTAAATGAAGCTGTTGAGTTTCTTGCAAGAAATTCAGATGGTAAAGAATGCAAAGAAGCAATAGAATGGTTGATGAAATACCATGAGTGTAAACTAGAAGCAAATGAAGGTAATTGGAGATGTTGTGTATCTAAAGTTGCAGGAATTTTGAGGGGAAAACTTGGTAGGAAAAGTGTGgctaataaagaaattgaaaatcTTGATGAAATCCCATTTCCTAAAAACAGATTTTTCATTGGTAGGGAGAAAGAGCTTGCAGAGATTGAAAACGCTTTTTTCGGATGTAAAGATTTTCAAGAAAGTGAAGGCACAACAGCTAGATCATCTGAGGGACTTGCAGATGAAGAAAGTGAGGTTTTGATTGCGAGAAAGTTGTTGAAAAGGCCCAAGTATAAGAAAACAAAGAGTGGGAAATACAAGAATTTCGGAAGTAGTGTGGTGTGCATCAATGGTGGATCCGGAATGGGGAAAACAGAATTGGCATTGGAGTTTGCTTATAGATATTCAAATAGATATAAGATGGTTATTTGGGTTGGTGGCGAAGGGCAACATTTAAGGCAGAATATACTGAATTTGTCTTTAAATTTTGGGCTGGATGTAAGTGCAGATATTGAGGAAGAAAGAGGAAGGATCAGGAGCTTTGATGAGCAAGAAACCGAAGCATTTAAAAGGGTAAAACGAGAGCTGTTTCGTGATATGCCATTTTTGTTGATCATAGATAATCTTGAAACCGAGAACGAATGGTGGGATGGGAAAGACTTACATGATTTGATACCAAGAAACACTGGGTCAACCCATGTGATTATAACAACTAGGCTGCCAAAAGTAATGAGTTTTGAGACAATGCAGCTTCAAGCGTTGCCATTGCCCGACGCTATGATGTTAGTAACAGGGAGACAAAAGAAAGAATATTCGGTTGAAGAGGTTGAATATATAGGGAAGTTTCATGAGAGGTTGGGGAGGTCAAGTTTCGGGCTATGGGTGATTGGTTCATTGCTATGTGAGCTTAGTATATCGCCCTCAGCTCTCTTTCAATCCATCAACGAAATCCTTATAGACCAGACTTCATGCCATTCGGATGAACCATTTTGGGAAAGCAATCTCTTTCTCctcaaagttttgattttttgcaTTATGGTTTTGAATGAAACTAAAAATCATCTTGCCTTGAAAATGCTTCTAGCTGGGGTTTGGTTTGCACCGTCACCCATCTCAGCAAATCTACTAGCCAATGCAGCTAGCCACATGAGTCCATCTTCAAACAGGTTCAAGAAATGGGCCAAGTGTGTAAATCTGACATCCTTCTGTTGTTCGGGTTTTATAAAGAGCCATTCATGGAAAACCGAAGAAGATTCAGCTCTTGTGTTAGTTAAACTAGGCCTAGCTAAAAGAAGCAACAGGCAGCCCGAATGTAGCATCATGTTTCACCCCATAACTCAAATTTTCGCAAAAAGAAAAGGAGGTTTACTCTCGGCAAAAACAACAATCCAAAGCATAAGGAAGATAGGAAACCCGATATTAAACTCAGATCATCTTTGGTCTTCTGCTTTTCTAGTATTCGGATTTAAATCCAACCCACCACTCGTTCAACTCAAACCATTTGAAATGGTTCAGTTCATAAAAAAGACAGCTCTCCCCTTAGCAGTCCTATCATTCACAACTTTCTCCAGATGCAACTCAGCCTTAGAGTTGCTAAAAGTCTGCACAAACGTGCTTGAAGAAGTTGAGAAATCATTCGTGTCACAAACACAGGATTGGTGCCATGGAGCTTTACGctggaagaagaaaaagagaacaGACACGAACTCAAACTTCAACTACAGAATTGATGAGTATGTATGGCAAGATGTAACGCTGCTTAAGGCGACATTGTTAGAGACAAGAGCTAAATTGTTGTTAAGAGGTGGCCATTTTGATTATGGTGAAGAGCTTTGTAGAACCTGTATTAGTATTAGGACAGTTATGCTTGGGCATAATCATGCTCAAACTTTGGCTGCTCAAGAAACTTTGTCCAAGTTAGTTAGATTAAGaagtaaagtaaaataa